Proteins found in one Miscanthus floridulus cultivar M001 chromosome 4, ASM1932011v1, whole genome shotgun sequence genomic segment:
- the LOC136552409 gene encoding transcription factor GTE12-like isoform X1, protein MAEIMNVSKTRLCGKILKKLMDHKGGWLFHKPVDPILYGIPDYFDVIRNPMDLGTVKKKLTNKQYVTASEFAADVRLTFSNAMKYNPPGNDVHAVAEQLNRIFDSEWRSVVRKWSGRNQIQEQPPMKAVKAQAAINLKSAIPRGSVTCSNSLAKEQSINAMSSKVKIRFFVRGSDNTPLKAGSQECSLDNSLSCTKEDKISIIQSNENSNLSNGNESLSCNSSSPPISSEQGEESYLHIEPLSPSKALRIAMLKRRFAGTIVKAQQNALLDHGKEIDLAKLQLEKERLEKRQQEEKARIEAQVKAAEAAAQLKLEEEMRRKREQERKAARLALHMMKKTVDIDNSDFLKDLENLCQKWQLNPPSKLIVDFVHGIELPQGLGSPLEALGLFMKKDIEEEVEHEMEDSVSTSQNADVEEGEISCCQ, encoded by the exons ATGGCTGAAATCATGAATGTTAGCAAGACAAGGCTGTGTGGGAAAATTCTGAAGAAGCTCATGGATCACAAAGGTGGTTGGCTTTTTCATAAACCAGTTGACCCTATTCTTTATGGGATTCCTGATTACTTTGATGTTATCCGCAACCCAATGGACTTGGGCACTGTTAAGAAGAAACTCACAAACAAGCAATATGTTACAGCCAGTGAATTTGCAGCAGATGtgaggcttacattctcaaatgCAATGAAGTATAATCCTCCAGGAAATGATGTCCATGCAGTTGCTGAACAGTTGAATAGAATATTTGACTCAGAATGGAGATCAGTGGTAAGAAAATGGAGCGGCAGGAACCAAATACAAGAACAACCACCAATGAAGGCAGTAAAGGCTCAAGCTGCCATAAACTTGAAGTCTGCAATCCCTAGAGGGTCGGTCACATGCTCAAATTCACTAGCAAAGGAGCAATCAATAAATGCAATGTCCTCCAAA GTAAAAATTAGATTTTTTGTGCGAGGGTCTGATAATACCCCTCTCAAAG CTGGTAGTCAAGAGTGCTCTTTAGATAATTCACTCTCTTGCACAAAG GAGGATAAAATATCAATCATACAATCAAATGAGAACAGCAATTTATCAAATG GAAACGAGTCACTGTCTTGTAATTCTTCTTCACCTCCTATTTCCTCTGAGCAAG GGGAGGAAAGTTATTTACACATTGAACCTTTGTCGCCGAGTAAAGCCCTCCGTATAGCAATGCTCAAGAGGCGTTTTGCTGGAACAATCGTTAAGGCACAACAAAATGCACTTCTGGATCAT gGTAAGGAAATAGACCTTGCAAAGTTGCAGTTGGAAAAAGAGAGGCTGGAAAAAAGGCAGCAAGAAG AGAAAGCAAGAATTGAGGCCCAGGTAAAGGCTGCTGAAGCTGCTGCACAATTAAAACTAGAGGAAGAGATGAGGAGGAAGCGCGAGCAGGAAAGAAAGGCTGCACGGCTGGCACTGCACATG ATGAAGAAGACTGTTGATATTGACAACAGCGACTTTCTGAAGGACCTGGAGAACTTGTGCCAAAAGTGGCAATTGAATCCTCCAAGCAAATTAATCGTAGACTTTGTCCATGGGATTGAGTTGCCACAGGGCTTAGGGAGCCCACTGGAGGCACTTGGCCTATTCATGAAGAAAGATATCGAGGAAGAGGTCGAACATGAAATGGAGGACAGCGTGTCAACCTCCCAGAATGCTgatgtcgaggaaggagagaTCAGCTGCTGTCAATAG
- the LOC136552409 gene encoding transcription factor GTE12-like isoform X2, which yields MKYNPPGNDVHAVAEQLNRIFDSEWRSVVRKWSGRNQIQEQPPMKAVKAQAAINLKSAIPRGSVTCSNSLAKEQSINAMSSKVKIRFFVRGSDNTPLKAGSQECSLDNSLSCTKEDKISIIQSNENSNLSNGNESLSCNSSSPPISSEQGEESYLHIEPLSPSKALRIAMLKRRFAGTIVKAQQNALLDHGKEIDLAKLQLEKERLEKRQQEEKARIEAQVKAAEAAAQLKLEEEMRRKREQERKAARLALHMMKKTVDIDNSDFLKDLENLCQKWQLNPPSKLIVDFVHGIELPQGLGSPLEALGLFMKKDIEEEVEHEMEDSVSTSQNADVEEGEISCCQ from the exons ATGAAGTATAATCCTCCAGGAAATGATGTCCATGCAGTTGCTGAACAGTTGAATAGAATATTTGACTCAGAATGGAGATCAGTGGTAAGAAAATGGAGCGGCAGGAACCAAATACAAGAACAACCACCAATGAAGGCAGTAAAGGCTCAAGCTGCCATAAACTTGAAGTCTGCAATCCCTAGAGGGTCGGTCACATGCTCAAATTCACTAGCAAAGGAGCAATCAATAAATGCAATGTCCTCCAAA GTAAAAATTAGATTTTTTGTGCGAGGGTCTGATAATACCCCTCTCAAAG CTGGTAGTCAAGAGTGCTCTTTAGATAATTCACTCTCTTGCACAAAG GAGGATAAAATATCAATCATACAATCAAATGAGAACAGCAATTTATCAAATG GAAACGAGTCACTGTCTTGTAATTCTTCTTCACCTCCTATTTCCTCTGAGCAAG GGGAGGAAAGTTATTTACACATTGAACCTTTGTCGCCGAGTAAAGCCCTCCGTATAGCAATGCTCAAGAGGCGTTTTGCTGGAACAATCGTTAAGGCACAACAAAATGCACTTCTGGATCAT gGTAAGGAAATAGACCTTGCAAAGTTGCAGTTGGAAAAAGAGAGGCTGGAAAAAAGGCAGCAAGAAG AGAAAGCAAGAATTGAGGCCCAGGTAAAGGCTGCTGAAGCTGCTGCACAATTAAAACTAGAGGAAGAGATGAGGAGGAAGCGCGAGCAGGAAAGAAAGGCTGCACGGCTGGCACTGCACATG ATGAAGAAGACTGTTGATATTGACAACAGCGACTTTCTGAAGGACCTGGAGAACTTGTGCCAAAAGTGGCAATTGAATCCTCCAAGCAAATTAATCGTAGACTTTGTCCATGGGATTGAGTTGCCACAGGGCTTAGGGAGCCCACTGGAGGCACTTGGCCTATTCATGAAGAAAGATATCGAGGAAGAGGTCGAACATGAAATGGAGGACAGCGTGTCAACCTCCCAGAATGCTgatgtcgaggaaggagagaTCAGCTGCTGTCAATAG